The Salinibacterium sp. M195 genome includes a window with the following:
- the zwf gene encoding glucose-6-phosphate dehydrogenase, which produces MSPVDISADFNPLRLSSDRRLNRIAGPSALVIFGVTGDLSRKKLMPAVYDLANRGLLPPGFALVGFARRDWEDQDFEQVVHDAVKQYARTPFDEDVWKQLAQGIRFVQGEFDDAEAFERLKTTLADLDRERGTMGNHAFYLSIPPKSFPQVTEQLRNSGLAEQQDGRWSRVVIEKPFGSDLKTARELNDVVESVFPPDSVFRIDHYLGKETVQNILALRFANQLYEPLWNSNHVDHVQITMAEDIGVGGRAGYYDGIGAARDVIQNHLLQLLALTAMEEPVSFDASDLRAEKEKVLSAVRLPADLSEHTARGQYEGGWQGGEKVEGFLEEEGMNPESTTETYAAIRLDIGTRRWAGVPFYLRAGKRLGRRVTEIAVVFKRAPQYLFEESRTSALGQNALVIRVQPDEGVTIRFGSKVPGAEMHVRDVTMDFGYGHAFTEASPEAYERLILDVLLGDPPLFPRHEEVELSWKILDPIEEFWATQGAPEQYRPGTWGPTSADDLMARDGRVWRRP; this is translated from the coding sequence ATGTCCCCCGTTGACATCAGTGCTGACTTCAACCCACTGCGGTTGAGCTCCGACCGCAGGCTAAACCGCATTGCTGGTCCGAGTGCTCTCGTCATTTTTGGAGTAACCGGAGACTTATCGCGCAAGAAACTGATGCCTGCTGTCTACGATCTTGCCAATCGGGGGCTACTTCCCCCAGGTTTCGCTCTCGTCGGTTTCGCCAGACGTGATTGGGAAGATCAGGACTTTGAACAGGTCGTGCACGATGCTGTCAAACAGTATGCGCGGACACCGTTCGACGAGGATGTGTGGAAACAACTCGCACAGGGAATCCGCTTTGTGCAGGGCGAATTCGACGACGCGGAGGCATTTGAGCGGCTGAAGACGACACTCGCTGACCTCGACCGCGAACGAGGAACCATGGGCAACCATGCGTTCTATCTCTCAATTCCCCCCAAGTCCTTCCCGCAAGTTACCGAACAGCTTCGCAACTCCGGGCTCGCGGAGCAGCAGGACGGACGGTGGAGCCGGGTCGTTATTGAAAAACCGTTCGGCAGCGACCTTAAGACGGCTCGTGAACTCAACGATGTCGTCGAATCGGTCTTTCCTCCCGATAGTGTTTTCCGGATCGACCATTACCTCGGTAAAGAGACTGTTCAGAACATTTTGGCGCTGCGCTTTGCCAATCAGCTCTACGAACCCCTCTGGAACTCGAACCACGTCGATCACGTGCAAATCACCATGGCCGAAGACATCGGAGTGGGAGGCCGGGCAGGCTACTACGACGGGATCGGAGCGGCTCGCGATGTGATCCAGAATCACCTCCTGCAATTGCTCGCGCTCACCGCAATGGAAGAACCAGTCTCATTCGATGCCTCAGACTTGCGCGCCGAGAAGGAAAAGGTGCTTTCTGCTGTTCGTTTGCCGGCCGATCTCTCCGAGCACACTGCTCGCGGACAGTATGAGGGTGGCTGGCAAGGCGGCGAAAAAGTCGAAGGCTTCCTTGAAGAAGAGGGGATGAATCCGGAGTCGACAACAGAGACCTACGCCGCGATTCGCCTCGATATCGGCACTCGCCGGTGGGCAGGGGTTCCGTTCTACCTTCGTGCGGGAAAACGCTTGGGTCGACGTGTCACCGAGATCGCAGTTGTCTTCAAACGTGCACCGCAGTACCTCTTTGAAGAGAGTCGCACGTCTGCTCTTGGCCAAAATGCGCTGGTAATCCGGGTTCAGCCCGATGAAGGCGTCACAATCCGGTTCGGATCTAAAGTTCCCGGCGCAGAAATGCACGTTCGCGACGTCACGATGGACTTCGGCTACGGCCACGCCTTTACCGAGGCAAGCCCCGAAGCCTATGAGCGGCTCATCTTAGACGTCTTGCTCGGCGACCCTCCGTTGTTCCCTCGGCACGAAGAAGTCGAACTGAGCTGGAAAATTCTCGATCCTATTGAAGAATTCTGGGCAACGCAGGGCGCTCCGGAACAATACCGTCCCGGCACTTGGGGCCCGACGTCTGCGGACGATCTCATGGCGCGCGACGGCCGAGTTTGGAGACGACCATGA
- a CDS encoding glucose-6-phosphate isomerase, which translates to MSVKIAVSGAAAEAVDRIVPQLVNDLVASRITGGDSTLWGPDAEEESAKRLGWVEAVSVGRPMIEDIYALRDKLRADGVNHFVLGGMGGSSLAPEVITRTYGVELTVLDSTDPAQVSAALADRLSTTAVVISSKSGSTLETDSQKRIYEKFFTDAGIDPRERIVIVTDPASPMDVAARAAGYRVFNADPNVGGRYSALTAFGLVPSGLAGVDLSELLDEAEAVMVELAVDNESNPGLILGAAIAGADPLKDKLAIVADGTHILGFGDWAEQLIAESTGKLGKGILPVVLRTDSPEIAESLDDLQIVRLVGEWDDTKEVLDGEIEIAGSLGGQLLLWEYATVVAGRLLGINPFDQPDVEAAKNAARELIDNPTPPVAPAFTVGDIEVRGTDGVVANSDDLAGVVSSLLSYLDDDGYVAIQAYADRTAYPELAEIRERAAARAKRPVTFGWGPRFLHSTGQFHKGGPAIGVFLQIIVVEDTDLQIPDRPFTFGQFIRAQAAGDASVLAEHGRPVLSLTVSNPKVSLPLVLDAIG; encoded by the coding sequence ATGAGTGTCAAAATTGCGGTTTCCGGGGCGGCGGCAGAAGCCGTTGACCGGATCGTTCCTCAGCTGGTCAACGACCTCGTAGCGAGTCGTATCACTGGTGGCGATTCCACTTTGTGGGGTCCGGACGCCGAAGAAGAGTCGGCCAAGCGCTTGGGGTGGGTGGAAGCTGTCTCCGTTGGACGTCCCATGATCGAAGATATTTACGCGCTGCGCGACAAACTTCGTGCCGATGGCGTTAACCACTTCGTCTTGGGCGGAATGGGCGGTTCGTCACTTGCCCCCGAAGTAATCACCCGCACTTATGGCGTCGAACTGACGGTTCTCGACTCGACAGATCCTGCCCAGGTGTCGGCTGCTCTCGCCGATCGACTCAGCACTACTGCGGTGGTCATTTCGTCAAAGTCGGGTTCGACACTTGAGACTGACTCCCAGAAGCGAATCTACGAGAAGTTCTTCACCGATGCTGGTATCGACCCGCGTGAACGAATTGTCATTGTCACCGACCCTGCATCGCCGATGGATGTCGCGGCTCGCGCTGCCGGCTACCGGGTGTTCAACGCCGATCCCAACGTGGGTGGCCGTTACTCGGCGCTCACTGCCTTCGGCCTTGTGCCTTCTGGGCTTGCCGGAGTCGACCTCTCAGAGCTTCTCGATGAGGCAGAAGCGGTCATGGTTGAACTGGCTGTAGACAACGAGAGCAACCCGGGCCTTATCCTCGGTGCAGCGATTGCTGGTGCCGACCCGCTCAAAGACAAGCTCGCTATCGTCGCTGACGGTACCCACATCCTCGGCTTTGGCGACTGGGCTGAACAGCTTATCGCCGAGTCCACCGGGAAGCTGGGTAAGGGCATCCTTCCGGTCGTTCTTCGCACCGATTCTCCTGAGATCGCTGAAAGCCTTGATGATCTTCAAATCGTTCGCCTCGTCGGCGAGTGGGACGACACCAAAGAGGTCCTTGACGGCGAGATTGAAATTGCTGGATCACTCGGTGGTCAATTGCTGCTGTGGGAATACGCCACAGTAGTTGCCGGCCGGCTACTCGGCATCAACCCGTTCGATCAGCCTGATGTTGAAGCAGCCAAGAACGCTGCGCGCGAGCTGATCGACAACCCCACTCCCCCGGTAGCTCCTGCTTTCACCGTTGGCGACATCGAGGTTCGTGGCACTGACGGCGTTGTAGCTAACAGCGACGATCTCGCCGGAGTCGTTTCTTCACTCCTGTCGTACCTTGACGACGACGGCTATGTGGCGATTCAGGCTTACGCCGACCGCACGGCTTATCCTGAGCTTGCTGAGATTCGCGAGCGTGCGGCCGCGCGAGCTAAGCGTCCTGTTACTTTCGGATGGGGTCCGCGCTTCTTGCACTCCACCGGCCAGTTTCACAAAGGCGGGCCAGCAATCGGAGTGTTCCTTCAGATCATCGTGGTCGAAGATACCGATTTGCAGATTCCCGACCGCCCGTTTACTTTCGGACAGTTCATTCGCGCACAGGCCGCAGGTGACGCCAGCGTGCTGGCCGAACACGGTCGCCCCGTTCTGAGCCTCACAGTATCGAACCCCAAGGTGTCGTTACCGCTGGTTCTCGACGCGATCGGATAG
- a CDS encoding glucose-6-phosphate dehydrogenase assembly protein OpcA: MIVDLPNTTTSKISKALVRIREEGGAVALGRVLTLIIATEFGNEEEAIEAANDASREHPMRVLVISTSSAASESYQEPRVDAQIRVGGDAGASEVIVVMAYGDAALDQESLVTGLLLPDAPVVAWWPGEAPANASESPLGRIAQRRITDAAANANPLEAMHRMCKTYVPGDTDFAWTRLTLWRAQLAAVLDQPPYESIAAVTVSGAAASPSTMLLAAWLQMQLEVTVSLEVTDGSPVPTGIHSVVLERKSGTIQLERNLANIATLTQPDQPVHDISLPRRSLRDCLAEELRRLDPDSLFGDVVRRGVSELTESRSGTSTKAKK, translated from the coding sequence ATGATCGTAGACCTGCCCAACACCACCACTTCCAAGATATCCAAGGCACTGGTTCGCATTCGTGAAGAAGGCGGAGCCGTAGCGCTCGGTCGTGTGCTGACACTGATCATTGCCACCGAATTCGGCAATGAAGAAGAGGCGATCGAGGCCGCAAACGACGCCTCACGCGAGCATCCAATGCGGGTCTTGGTGATTTCAACAAGCAGCGCAGCCTCCGAGAGCTATCAAGAGCCACGGGTCGATGCTCAAATTCGCGTCGGCGGCGATGCCGGCGCGAGTGAAGTCATTGTTGTTATGGCGTACGGGGACGCCGCTCTCGACCAAGAGAGTCTTGTCACGGGACTTCTGCTTCCCGATGCTCCGGTCGTGGCGTGGTGGCCAGGAGAGGCACCAGCAAATGCGTCCGAATCACCATTGGGCAGGATTGCTCAGCGTCGAATTACCGATGCGGCCGCCAACGCGAATCCGTTAGAAGCAATGCACCGGATGTGTAAGACCTACGTCCCGGGAGACACGGACTTTGCGTGGACCAGGCTCACTCTGTGGCGCGCACAACTCGCGGCAGTGCTCGACCAGCCCCCGTATGAGTCGATTGCCGCGGTGACGGTCAGTGGTGCGGCTGCATCGCCCTCAACCATGCTGCTCGCCGCCTGGCTTCAAATGCAGCTCGAAGTGACGGTGTCGCTCGAGGTTACCGACGGCTCGCCCGTGCCTACCGGTATTCATTCGGTAGTCCTCGAACGAAAGTCGGGAACTATCCAGTTGGAGCGAAATCTCGCAAACATCGCAACCTTGACTCAGCCCGATCAGCCGGTTCACGACATTTCCCTGCCACGGAGGAGCCTCCGAGACTGTCTCGCAGAGGAACTCCGGCGTCTCGACCCCGATAGCCTCTTCGGAGATGTCGTTCGTCGAGGAGTGAGCGAACTGACTGAATCACGCTCGGGAACGTCAACGAAAGCGAAGAAATAG
- the secG gene encoding preprotein translocase subunit SecG yields the protein MEILQVVLQVVLGMTSLLLTLLILLHRGRGGGLSDMFGGGVTSNLGASGVAERNLNRITVILGVIWISCIVVLGLITKFN from the coding sequence GTGGAAATTCTCCAGGTTGTGTTGCAAGTAGTGCTCGGTATGACGAGCTTACTGCTCACACTTCTTATTCTGCTCCACCGCGGTCGCGGCGGAGGTCTCTCCGATATGTTCGGCGGAGGAGTGACGTCTAACCTCGGTGCGTCTGGGGTTGCGGAACGCAACCTGAACCGCATCACGGTCATCCTCGGCGTCATTTGGATCAGCTGCATCGTGGTTCTTGGTCTGATCACTAAGTTCAACTAG
- the pgl gene encoding 6-phosphogluconolactonase produces the protein MSNERRAIVHSTKPKLAQAVAKRFLAKVPHIIAEFDEATVVLTGGTMGQAVLTAINESPKRNQVDWSRVNFWWGDERWLPAGDPERNDVQARAALLDHVAIDPARVHPFAASDAGISLDDAAEAYSQELAKHSARSGKYPNFDIVFLGVGPDGHIASLFPEREGIRETERTVIAVRNSPKPPSERLSLTLLVINSSARIWAVVAGADKASALGLTLAGASFNEVPAAGLEGRRKTLFFVDSDAAAQVPDSLIDPGEFWTSADSTDEH, from the coding sequence GTGAGTAACGAACGTCGCGCCATAGTTCACTCGACCAAGCCCAAGCTGGCCCAAGCCGTGGCTAAAAGATTTCTCGCAAAAGTCCCTCACATCATCGCTGAATTCGACGAGGCGACTGTTGTTCTCACGGGAGGGACGATGGGACAGGCTGTGTTGACGGCCATAAACGAGTCCCCAAAACGCAATCAGGTTGACTGGTCGCGAGTGAATTTTTGGTGGGGTGACGAGCGCTGGCTGCCCGCGGGCGACCCAGAACGAAACGATGTTCAAGCGCGAGCCGCGTTACTTGACCACGTTGCGATCGACCCTGCGCGCGTTCATCCATTCGCCGCGTCAGATGCAGGCATCAGCCTGGATGATGCGGCCGAGGCCTATTCGCAGGAGTTGGCTAAACACTCCGCACGATCTGGCAAGTACCCGAATTTTGACATCGTTTTTCTCGGAGTGGGCCCAGACGGCCACATCGCATCTCTCTTTCCCGAGAGAGAAGGTATCCGTGAAACGGAGCGTACCGTCATCGCGGTACGCAACTCCCCGAAGCCGCCGAGCGAACGACTTAGTCTTACTTTGCTGGTCATCAACTCCTCGGCACGCATCTGGGCCGTAGTCGCTGGTGCCGATAAAGCATCTGCGCTAGGACTTACCTTGGCAGGAGCAAGTTTCAACGAAGTTCCGGCCGCGGGCCTCGAGGGGCGTCGTAAAACCCTGTTCTTCGTTGACTCAGACGCCGCTGCCCAAGTCCCGGACTCCCTGATCGACCCTGGCGAGTTTTGGACGAGCGCAGATTCGACCGACGAGCACTAA
- a CDS encoding RNA polymerase-binding protein RbpA: protein MASGGSAIRGSRVGAGPMGEQDRGFHAERIQVSYWDARGNETVRSFAANVADEDIPETIDCPSSGLPAGRDKENPPSAEKVAPYKTHLAYVKERRSDDEATELLDEALLQLRTRRGTVSPSLP from the coding sequence GTGGCATCAGGCGGTAGTGCAATTCGCGGATCACGCGTTGGCGCAGGTCCTATGGGCGAACAAGACCGTGGTTTTCACGCGGAACGTATCCAGGTCTCTTACTGGGATGCGCGAGGCAACGAAACAGTGCGGTCGTTCGCGGCCAATGTGGCTGACGAAGATATTCCCGAAACTATTGATTGCCCGTCCTCGGGGCTTCCTGCTGGACGCGATAAAGAGAACCCACCTTCTGCAGAGAAGGTGGCGCCGTATAAGACGCACCTCGCGTACGTCAAAGAGCGTCGAAGCGACGACGAAGCGACCGAGCTGCTCGATGAGGCGCTCCTTCAGCTTCGGACCCGTCGTGGAACGGTAAGTCCCTCACTGCCTTAA
- the tpiA gene encoding triose-phosphate isomerase: protein MAKLKRVPLIAGNWKMNLDHLQSIAFVQKLAWTLKDANHDFGADGAEVAVFPPFTDLRSVQTLIAADKLEVRFGGQDLSEHESGAYTGEISGSFLASLDCRYVLVGHSERRTMHGETDEQLSRKVAAALANGLVPVLCVGETADDLEKHGPSAVPVAQLKAGLAGISGSPELVVAYEPVWAIGSGKAATPEQAEQVAARLRETLAEVLGEDIAAATRILYGGSVKSSNIASLMREPNIDGALVGGASLDVAEFASISRFSKHVGT, encoded by the coding sequence ATGGCAAAGCTAAAACGTGTTCCATTGATCGCAGGCAATTGGAAGATGAATCTTGACCATCTCCAGTCGATTGCTTTCGTGCAGAAACTCGCCTGGACTTTGAAAGATGCGAACCATGATTTCGGTGCCGATGGCGCCGAAGTCGCAGTGTTTCCGCCGTTTACCGACCTCCGTTCGGTGCAGACGCTTATCGCCGCAGACAAGCTCGAGGTGCGCTTCGGAGGCCAAGATCTCTCCGAGCACGAGTCAGGCGCCTACACGGGAGAAATCTCTGGTAGCTTCCTTGCGTCGCTCGATTGTCGCTATGTGTTGGTTGGTCACTCTGAACGACGTACGATGCACGGCGAAACGGATGAGCAGCTCTCGCGTAAAGTTGCAGCGGCTCTCGCGAACGGACTTGTCCCTGTTCTCTGCGTCGGCGAAACGGCAGACGACCTCGAGAAGCACGGCCCCAGTGCAGTGCCGGTAGCACAGCTCAAGGCTGGGCTTGCCGGAATCTCTGGTTCGCCTGAGCTCGTTGTTGCTTACGAGCCGGTATGGGCAATCGGTTCGGGAAAAGCCGCGACGCCAGAGCAAGCAGAACAAGTAGCCGCACGACTGCGCGAAACGCTCGCAGAAGTGCTTGGTGAGGATATTGCTGCTGCGACACGCATCCTCTACGGCGGTTCGGTAAAGTCGTCCAACATTGCTAGCTTGATGCGAGAGCCTAATATTGATGGTGCTCTCGTAGGCGGTGCAAGCTTGGATGTCGCTGAGTTCGCTAGCATTTCGCGCTTCTCCAAGCACGTCGGCACCTAG